The Microlunatus antarcticus DNA segment GGAGGGCTTCGCGGCCGACCTGCGGGCGCGGGTCCGCACCGAGGTCACGGACACGACGTTCCGCGACGCGCACCAGTCGCTGCTGGCGACCCGCGTCCGTACCAAGGACCTGCTGCGCATCGCCCCGTACGTCGGGCGGATGACCCCCGAGCTGCTGAGCGTCGAGTGCTGGGGCGGGGCGACGTACGACGTGGCCCTGCGCTTCCTCGCCGAGGACCCGTGGGAGCGGCTCGCGGCGCTGCGCTACAACATGCCGGGCGTCGCCCTGCAGATGCTGCTGCGCGGCCGGAACACGGTCGGCTACACGCCCTACCCGGCCAAGGTGACGAGCGCGTTCGTCGCGGAGGCGGCGACGGTCGGCATCGACATCTTCCGCATCTTCGACGCGCTGAACGACGTCAACCAGATGCGCCCGGCGATCGAGGCGGTCCGCGAGACCGGGACGACGGTCGCCGAGGTGGCGCTCTGCTACACCGCCGACCTCACCAACCCGGACGAGAAGCTCTACACGCTCGACTACTACCTGCGCCTGGCCGAGCAGATCGTCGACGCCGGCGCGCACGTGCTGGCGATCAAGGACATGGCTGGCCTGCTCCGCCCACCGGCGGCGAAGACCCTGGTCACCGCGCTGCGCGAGCGTTTCGACCTGCCCGTGCACCTGCACACCCACGACACCGCCGGCGGCCAGCTCGCCACCCTGATGGCCGCGGTGGACGCCGGGGTCGACGCCGTCGACGTGGCCAGCGCGCCCATGGCCGGCACGACCTCGCAGGTGCCCGCGTCCGCGCTCGTGGCGGCGCTCGAGCACACCGAGCGCGCGACGAACCTCGACCTGCGCGCGGTGATGGACCTGGAGCCGTACTGGGAGGCGCTGCGCAAGGTCTACGCGCCCTTCGAGTCCGGCCTGGACGCCCCGACCGGGCGCGTCTACGACCACGAGATCCCCGGTGGTCAGCTCTCCAACCTGCGCCAGCAGGCTGTGGCGCTGGGCCTGGGGGAGAAGTTCGAGCAGATCGAGGCGATGTACGCCGCCGCGAACCGCATCCTCGGCCGGCCGACCAAGGTCACGCCGAGCTCGAAGGTCGTCGGCGACCTGGCGCTGCAGCTGGTGGCGGCGGGGGCGGACCCGCAGGAGTTCGAGGACAACCCGCAGGCGTACGACATCCCCGACTCGGTGATCGGCTTCCTCGGCGGCGAGCTCGGCGACCCGCCCGGGGGCTGGCCGGAACCGTTCCGGACCAAGGCCCTGGCCGGCCGGACGGTGCCGCTGCGCGAGACCGAGCTGTCGGACGAGGACTCCGCCGAGCTCGACCGCGAGGGCGCCCCGCGCCAGGCCGCGCTCAACCGGCTGCTCTTCCCCGGCCCGACGAAGGACTTCCTGCACCTGCGCGAGACGTACGGCAACGTGGGCCGGCTCGACACCCTCGACTACCTCTACGGCCTCCAGCCGGGCGAGGAGCACATCGCGCGCATCGGGCGCGGCGTCAGCCTGATCCTTGGCCTGTCCGCGATCGGTGACCCCGACGAGCGCGGCATGCGCACCGTCATGTGCACGATCAACGGCCAGCTGCGGCCGATCCGGGTCCGCGACAAGGCGGTCCGCGTCGACGTCAAGGCGGCCGAGAAGGCCGACCCGACCCGTCCGGGCCAGGTGGCCGCGCCGTTCGCCGGCGTCGTCACCGTGACGGTCGCCGAGGGCGACGAGGTCGAGGCCGGGGCCACGGTCGCGACCATCGAGGCCATGAAGATGGAGGCCGCCATCACCTCGGCCGTCGCCGGGCGCGTCGAGCGGCTGGCGCTCAGCGCGATCCAGCAGGTCGAGGGCGGTGACCTGGTGCTGGTGGTCGTCCCCGTCTGACGGGGACCGCTCGTCATGTCCTTCTTCGGTCTGCTGCTCATCGCCATCGGTGTGTCCGCGGACGCCTTCGCGGTCGCCCTCGGCAAGGGCCTGCACATGAAGACGTTCAACCTGCGCCACGCCCTGGCCATCGCGCTCGCGTTCGGCGGGTTCCAGGCCGTCATGCCGCTGCTGGGCTGGCTGCTGGCCCGCCAGTTCGCCCGCTACATCACCGGCGTCGACCACTGGGTCGCCTTCGGGCTGCTGACGCTGATCGGCGCCAAGATGATCTGGGAGGCCGTACGCGGCGGCGAGGACGACGCGGAGGACAGCGACACCCTGCCCGTCCGGGAGCTGCTCCTGCTCGCGGTGGCCACGAGCATCGACGCCCTGGCCGTGGGGATCTCGTTCGCGTTCCTGCCCGTGCCGGTCGGTCAGGCGGTGCTGCTGATCGGGGTGTGCACGTTCGTGCTGAGCCTGGCCGGTGTCGTGCTCGGCCGACGGGTGGGCAAGCGGTTCGGGGCGCCCGCCGAGATCGCCGGCGGCGTCATCCTCATCCTGATCGGGACGCGCGTGCTGCTGGACCACACGGGCGTGTTGTAGGGGCTCACCGCACCGGTGGTGAGGTCAGCTCGTGCGCGGTGCGGGCTTGACGTCCCGCTCCTGCTCCATCTCGCGCCGGACCTTGGTCTCGGCCCGGCGTCGGGCGCGCTCGAAGTAGCCCTTCGGGTCGGTCAGGATCGCCTCGATCCGCCGGTCGTGGTGGTCGCCGTCGATCGTCATCGCCACGTGCCGTCACCTCCTCGGTCTGGAGACCCATTCTCGCACCCGTGTCCAACGCGCGCGAGCACGCCGGAGCCGGCCGGCCCGACGATCACCGGATGCTCATCGCGGCGCCCAGCAGGCCGGCCATCAGGCGGACGAGCGCGACATCGTCGTCGTCGAAGCAGTCCACCTCCAGCGCGTCGAGGGTGATCATCCCGTGGGCGACGTTCCCGACGGTCACGGCCACCACGACCAGGCTGCGGTACGCCGTGGTGTCGTCGAGCTCCCACAGTCCCGGGGCGTCGACCTCGAGGTCGCGGACCAGCAGCCGCGAGCTGGCGGTGACCAGGTCGAGGGCGGCGTCGCCGCCCGGGGTGCCGCGCTCGAAGACGGTCGTCACCGGGCCCGCGCGGCCCAGCGACTCCTGGGGCCGCAGCCGTTCCGGAGGTCCGGGCTCGAGCGCGAACCAGCACGCCCGGACGCGGTCCTCTCCCGTCAGCTGGGCCGTGGTCGTGAGCACCAGCGGCACGGCCTGCGCCCGCCGCCGTTCGCGCTGGTCGCGGTCGGTCTCCTGCGCGAGCTCGCCGAGCAGCCGGACGACGGGCTCCAGCGCGTCGTTGAACGCCAGCTCCACCTCGACCCGGGTGTCGAACTCCCGCTCCTCGGCCTTGGCCTGCCGGTGCTCGGAGCGGATCTGACGGATCTGCGGGATGAGGAACGCGGCCGCCGTGGCGAGCGCCTGGACGGCGACCCAGCCGAGCGAGGCGCGGCCGGTCGCGTCCCGGGTGAGGAGCGACGCGACGGGGGACAGCACGACGAAGACGACCGCCACCGCGACCCAGGGCCACGCCCTCGCCTCACCCGCCACCCGCTTCACCACCCGTCAGACGATAGGGGTCGGGGCCGACAGAAACCGTGCGGCGGTGGCCGTGGGTCCGGCGTACGCCGAGGCCGTCAGGGCAGGCCGAGGACGACGACGTCGGGCCGTGGGCGTCCGGCCCGGCCCGCGGCCTCCGTCCAGGCCTGCGACGTCTCGAGCCAGTCGTGCAGGGCCGGGACCACGGCGGCGTCGTCGAGCCGGCACCAGCCCGCGACCAGGCCCTCGAGCGGCGGCAGGTCGAGCCCGGCGGGCCCGAGGAGCGACGTCAGCCGTGCGTCCTCGGGGGCCGGGGAGGAGGACCAGGCGAGCCCGGCGGCGAACGCCTCGACCAGGCGCCACACGGGGGCCGCGCGTCGCGGGAGGATCGGCGTCCCGGCCAGAAGCGCGTCGAGGTCCCTCCGCGTCGGGTCCTCGGGCCGGACCACGGGGGCGCCGGGCACGCGCCGGTAGATCGGGCCCAGCCGGTCGGGGACGGCCGACGCCGCCCCGCCGGGCGGGAACGCCTGCGCGGCGATCGCCCTCAGCCGCTCGGCCGCCGGACCCGTCGCGCCGACGACGGCGCGCAGCTCCGCGACCCCCAGGGCGTACGCACGGAGCCCGGCCACGCGCTCACCGTACGAGCCGCTCCTATCCTCGGTCGTGTGAACCCCCGGACCCGTCGCGTGATCGTGTCCGGTGTCCTGGTGGGGCTGGTGTTGCTCGTCGTCGTCACCGCGCTGCTGCGCTGAGCCAGCGCTGCCGCGTGGCGGGCCGCGTCTCACGACTCGCAGGCGGAGACTGTTCGGACGTACGCTGCCCGCTGACCCGTCGGCGGACCCACCCGCAGCGGCCCTCACACCGAGAGCGAGATCCCATGCGTAGGCGCGCGACCCTGCGAGCCGCAGCGGCGTCCGTGCTCGCACTCGGTCTGGCGACGTCCTTCCCGCTGGTGGCGGGTGCGGCCGGCAAGACCGCGTTCACGATCAGGGACAGCCGGATCACCGAGAACTCCGGCATGGCCCGCGACACCACGAACAAGGTCTACTGGACCGTCAACGACTCCGGCGCGCTGGGGATCGTCTACGGCGTCGACTCGTCCGGCAAGGTCAAGGGGACGCTGCGCTACAACGCCTTCCCCGTCGA contains these protein-coding regions:
- a CDS encoding pyruvate carboxylase gives rise to the protein MFTKVLVANRGEIAVRAFRAAYELGAQTVAVYPYEDRNAVHRIKADEAYLIGERGHPVRAYLDIDEIIRAALESGADAIYPGYGFLSENPDLARACDANGITFIGPPADVLELAGNKVRALGAARAAGVPTLRSTPPSADVDELVAGAEEIGFPVFVKAVAGGGGRGMRRVDDPANLRELTEAAMREAEGAFGDPTAFIEQAVGRPRHIEVQILADASGHVMHLFERDCSIQRRHQKVIEIAPAPNISPELREALCADAVKFATSIGYSCAGTVEFLVETEGPRAGEHVFIEMNPRIQVEHTVTEEITDVDLVQSQMRIASGESLADLGLSQENVRINGAALQCRITTEDPANGFRPDTGTITAYRSAGGAGVRLDGGTVDTGVEISAHFDSMLVKLTCRARSFDAAVARARRALAEFRIRGVSTNIPFLQAVLEDPDFIAGDVSTAFIEERPGLLTTHAPADRGTKLLRWLAEVTVNKPWGPAPTHLDPGVKRPVGIDLSKPSPQGSRQRLLELGPEGFAADLRARVRTEVTDTTFRDAHQSLLATRVRTKDLLRIAPYVGRMTPELLSVECWGGATYDVALRFLAEDPWERLAALRYNMPGVALQMLLRGRNTVGYTPYPAKVTSAFVAEAATVGIDIFRIFDALNDVNQMRPAIEAVRETGTTVAEVALCYTADLTNPDEKLYTLDYYLRLAEQIVDAGAHVLAIKDMAGLLRPPAAKTLVTALRERFDLPVHLHTHDTAGGQLATLMAAVDAGVDAVDVASAPMAGTTSQVPASALVAALEHTERATNLDLRAVMDLEPYWEALRKVYAPFESGLDAPTGRVYDHEIPGGQLSNLRQQAVALGLGEKFEQIEAMYAAANRILGRPTKVTPSSKVVGDLALQLVAAGADPQEFEDNPQAYDIPDSVIGFLGGELGDPPGGWPEPFRTKALAGRTVPLRETELSDEDSAELDREGAPRQAALNRLLFPGPTKDFLHLRETYGNVGRLDTLDYLYGLQPGEEHIARIGRGVSLILGLSAIGDPDERGMRTVMCTINGQLRPIRVRDKAVRVDVKAAEKADPTRPGQVAAPFAGVVTVTVAEGDEVEAGATVATIEAMKMEAAITSAVAGRVERLALSAIQQVEGGDLVLVVVPV
- a CDS encoding manganese efflux pump MntP — encoded protein: MSFFGLLLIAIGVSADAFAVALGKGLHMKTFNLRHALAIALAFGGFQAVMPLLGWLLARQFARYITGVDHWVAFGLLTLIGAKMIWEAVRGGEDDAEDSDTLPVRELLLLAVATSIDALAVGISFAFLPVPVGQAVLLIGVCTFVLSLAGVVLGRRVGKRFGAPAEIAGGVILILIGTRVLLDHTGVL